A portion of the Aquila chrysaetos chrysaetos chromosome 4, bAquChr1.4, whole genome shotgun sequence genome contains these proteins:
- the LOC115340208 gene encoding myosin regulatory light chain 2, smooth muscle minor isoform: MSSKRAKTKTTKKRPQRATSNVFAMFDQSQIQEFKEAFNMIDQNRDGFIDKEDLHDMLASLGKNPTDEYLDAMMNEAPGPINFTMFLTMFGEKLNGTDPEDVIRNAFACFDEEATGFIQEDYLRELLTTMGDRFTDEEVDELYREAPIDKKGNFNYIEFTRILKHGAKDKDD, translated from the exons ATGTCTAGCAAAAGGGCAAAGACGAAGACCACCAAGAAGCGCCCTCAGCGTGCCACTTCCAATGTATTTGCAATGTTTGATCAGTCGCAGATTCAAGAATTCAAGGAGGCCTTCAATATGATTGACCAGAACAGGGATGGCTTCATTGACAAAGAGGACTTGCATGATATGCTCGCCTCCCTTG GAAAGAATCCGACGGATGAATACCTGGATGCTATGATGAATGAGGCTCCAGGCCCCATAAACTTCACCATGTTTCTCACAATGTTTGGTGAGAAGTTAAATGGCACAGACCCAGAAGATGTAATCAGGAatgcttttgcttgctttgacGAAGAAGCAACAG GGTTCATCCAGGAAGACTACCTGCGAGAGCTGCTGACAACAATGGGAGACAGGTTCACAGATGAAGAGGTAGATGAGCTGTACAGAGAGGCACCGATCGACAAAAAGGGGAATTTCAACTACATTGAATTCACACGCATCCTGAAACATGGAGCAAAAGACAAGGATGACTGA